A region of Nostoc sp. 'Peltigera membranacea cyanobiont' N6 DNA encodes the following proteins:
- a CDS encoding ABC transporter ATP-binding protein — protein sequence MKADSRPNYTILEVQELDVNYGGIQALKKINLVIQKGEVVTLIGANGAGKTTTLRAISKVVNPKSGGIIYNGHNITRRQTHEVVQLGIAHCPEGRRVLARQTVFDNLLLGAYIRSNQAEIKADIQRQFELFPRLSQRRNQLAGTLSGGEQQMLAIARAVMSRPQLLLLDEPSLGLAPAIVREIFSIIENLRATGVTILLVEQNANLALQIADRGYVLEAGSITLSGAASELISDERVKKAYLG from the coding sequence ATGAAAGCCGATAGTAGACCAAACTACACAATTTTAGAAGTTCAAGAACTTGATGTTAATTATGGCGGTATTCAAGCTCTGAAAAAGATTAATTTAGTTATTCAAAAAGGCGAGGTAGTGACTCTAATTGGTGCTAATGGTGCTGGTAAAACTACTACACTCCGCGCCATATCTAAAGTAGTTAATCCTAAGAGTGGCGGAATTATCTATAATGGACATAATATTACCCGCCGCCAAACTCACGAAGTTGTACAACTTGGTATCGCCCATTGTCCTGAAGGACGAAGAGTTTTAGCGCGACAAACAGTATTTGATAACTTACTTTTGGGTGCTTATATTCGCTCCAATCAAGCTGAGATAAAAGCAGATATTCAGCGCCAATTTGAGCTATTTCCACGTTTGTCACAAAGACGCAATCAACTAGCAGGAACTCTCAGTGGTGGCGAACAACAAATGTTAGCGATCGCACGGGCTGTAATGAGTAGACCACAACTCTTACTTTTAGACGAGCCTAGCTTAGGTTTAGCCCCTGCGATCGTCCGAGAAATCTTCTCGATTATTGAAAATCTCAGGGCTACAGGCGTGACTATTTTGTTAGTTGAACAAAACGCTAATCTTGCACTACAAATTGCCGATCGCGGTTATGTTTTGGAAGCTGGTTCTATCACTTTATCAGGCGCAGCATCAGAATTAATTAGTGACGAGCGAGTTAAAAAAGCTTATTTAGGATAA